One Nicotiana tomentosiformis chromosome 4, ASM39032v3, whole genome shotgun sequence genomic window carries:
- the LOC138909779 gene encoding uncharacterized protein, which produces MSFPEEWNFDRLTKDAILRPLSGEEETRSTIPKPGKDKKRKSAAQSEDPKPKPRRVRRKVIALTMDSVQRLRDEEEEEKKNASAMTVRPRKAVEVTKPSEPTTAAKIKPRVEEASKKKSGEDAESSEVEIISWPSATTPGGAGSETPKIDQSIPRDLLGTMTICHLPSLSTFSEEDFAKFRADLSQCETELQKVSEERNALKLLCGQNDETIKDFQADLAKVCEEEAELDKQVTILLIEYGLDPTVEANTSLSQLQQKVERTKLLRGEVDQVKADCDRWKENMDRLAAEKETTLAKLSSADVQLRGIKEKSSAQAKRIDELETGLVEAKA; this is translated from the exons atgtcgttccctgaggagtggaacttcgacc GCCTAaccaaggatgccattttgaggcccTTGAGTGGAGAGGAAGAAACCAGGTCCACGATTCCGAAGCCAGGGAAAGACAAGAAGCGGAAGAGTGCCGCGCAGTCTGAGGATCCCAAGCCCAaacctcgaagggtgaggaggaaagtaatcgctctcacgatggactcggtccaaagactgagagacgaagaagaagaagaaaagaaaaatgccTCGGCAATGACGGTCCGACCTAGGAAAGCCGTCGAGGTCACCAAACCTTCTGAGCCGACAACGGCTGCTAAAATCAAGCCTCGTGTCGAGGAGGCTTCCAAAAAGAAATCGGGTGAGGATGCTGAATCATCAGAGGTCGAGATCATTTCTTGGCCATCTGCAACTACACCGGGTGGAGCTGGTTCTGAGACCCCGAAGATCGATCAGAGCATCCCGAGGGACTTGCTCGGGACCATGACAATATGTCACTTGCCTTCTCTTTcaactttttctgaggag GACTTCGCCAAGTTTCGAGCTGACCTTAGCCAGTgtgaaaccgagctccaaaaggtcTCGGAGGAGAGGAACGCTCTGAAGCTTCTTTGTGGCCAAAATGACGAAACTATAAAGGACTTTCAAGCGGATTTGGCCAAGGTTTGTGAGGAAGAGGCCGAGCTAGATAAACAGGTAACCATCCTTTTGATAGAGTATGGACTCGACCCAACTGTGGAGGCTAATACTTCactatctcagctgcagcaaaaggtcgAAAGGACTAAGCTGCTTCGGGGAGAAGTCGATCAGGTCAAGGCCGattgtgatcggtggaaggagaatatggaccgcctggctgcggaaaaagaaACTACCTTGGCCAAACTGTCATCGGCCGACGTTCAACTTCGGGGCATCAAAGAGAAAAGTTCGGCCCAAGCCAAGAGGATCGATGAGCTTGAAACCGGGCTTGTTGAGGCCAAGGCGTAG